One genomic segment of Hymenobacter psoromatis includes these proteins:
- a CDS encoding serine hydrolase: MSAFLRRVVSVGAVWLALAAPRSSHAQTPLTSPQLDSLVGRAMRTFDVPGLALAIVKDGQVVCAKGYGVRVAGTRPAVDANTLFAIASNSKAFTAAALGMLVDEGKLGWDDKVIDYLPEFRLYDPYATADCTIRDLLTHRSGLGPGAGDLMRSPDSTRFTIPDVIHNLRYLKPIAPFRSHYAYDNILYLVAGELVARVSGLSWDEFMERRILAPLQMRASRAAYDRIDHRKNPNVVLGHYEVAGHPQAIATSTTELDVGAGGIYSSAADMSRWMLTQLAGGRYGAGQRLFSDAVAKEMWTPQTIIPTSKNGDYNTHFGAYGLGWFLVDEKGYKVVFHTGGDEGQISEITLVPELNLGITVLTNQEGGGAVRALLDQLVDGYLGLRSTDLVQYWADRVKARAQAADTTAAAVWREVDRHPATTAAEAQTYAGTYRDPWLGEVRISQRAGGLWFQALKSPQLRGPLRPYRGNTFAVRWANPLLRSADAFVVFALNTQGQAKAMTMQGISPNTSPAYDFQDLDFKRVVK; this comes from the coding sequence ATGTCAGCTTTTCTACGCCGGGTAGTATCAGTAGGAGCAGTGTGGCTGGCCCTGGCTGCCCCGCGCAGTAGCCACGCCCAAACGCCCCTTACCAGCCCGCAGCTCGATAGCCTGGTGGGGCGGGCCATGCGCACGTTTGACGTGCCGGGGCTGGCGCTGGCCATCGTCAAAGATGGGCAGGTAGTGTGCGCCAAGGGCTACGGGGTGCGCGTGGCCGGCACCCGGCCGGCCGTGGATGCCAACACGCTGTTTGCCATTGCTTCCAACAGTAAGGCGTTCACGGCGGCGGCGCTGGGCATGCTCGTCGATGAAGGCAAGTTGGGCTGGGACGATAAAGTAATCGACTACCTGCCCGAGTTTCGGCTCTACGACCCCTACGCGACGGCCGACTGCACCATCCGCGACCTACTCACGCACCGCAGCGGCCTGGGGCCGGGCGCGGGCGACCTCATGCGCTCGCCCGACTCTACCCGGTTCACCATCCCCGACGTTATTCATAATCTGCGCTACCTCAAGCCAATAGCGCCGTTTCGGAGCCACTACGCCTACGACAATATTCTGTACCTGGTGGCCGGCGAGCTGGTGGCGCGGGTGAGCGGATTGAGTTGGGATGAGTTTATGGAGCGGCGCATCCTGGCCCCCTTGCAAATGCGGGCCAGCCGCGCCGCCTACGACCGCATCGACCACCGCAAAAACCCCAACGTAGTGTTGGGGCACTACGAAGTAGCCGGCCACCCGCAAGCCATCGCCACCAGTACCACCGAGCTGGATGTGGGGGCCGGCGGCATCTACAGCAGCGCCGCCGACATGAGCCGCTGGATGCTGACGCAGCTGGCCGGGGGCCGCTACGGCGCGGGCCAGCGGCTATTCAGCGATGCCGTGGCCAAGGAGATGTGGACGCCCCAAACCATCATTCCGACTTCTAAAAATGGGGACTACAACACCCACTTCGGCGCGTATGGCCTGGGCTGGTTTCTGGTGGATGAAAAGGGCTATAAAGTGGTCTTTCACACTGGGGGCGACGAGGGCCAGATATCCGAAATAACGCTGGTACCCGAGCTGAACCTGGGCATTACGGTGCTCACCAACCAGGAGGGCGGCGGGGCCGTGCGCGCCCTCCTGGACCAGCTGGTGGATGGCTACCTGGGCCTGCGCAGCACCGACCTCGTGCAGTACTGGGCCGACCGGGTGAAGGCCCGCGCCCAGGCCGCCGACACCACGGCCGCCGCCGTGTGGCGCGAAGTAGACCGCCACCCGGCGACTACAGCCGCCGAGGCCCAAACCTACGCCGGCACCTACCGCGACCCGTGGCTGGGCGAGGTGCGCATTTCGCAACGCGCTGGCGGCTTGTGGTTTCAGGCACTGAAATCGCCGCAGCTGCGCGGGCCGCTGCGGCCGTACCGGGGCAATACGTTCGCCGTGCGCTGGGCAAATCCACTGCTCCGAAGTGCCGATGCCTTCGTAGTGTTTGCGCTCAATACCCAAGGCCAAGCCAAGGCCATGACCATGCAGGGTATCTCGCCGAATACCTCACCGGCCTACGATTTCCAAGACCTGGATTTCAAGCGGGTAGTAAAGTAG
- a CDS encoding sodium:proton exchanger encodes MSSYSILIGLSLAVILSYVFNLASRATRIPSVLLLLLTGIGLRQWAEYQGIDLHVPKTVLEIFGIIGLIMIVLEGALDLRLSRDKVALIRSSFFAAALMLVAQAAAIGGLLHWWLGASWQTCLLNAVPLVVISSAIAIPSVASLTGEKQEFIVYESTFSDILGIMLFNFVDQEDFYQGQGLLTFGRGVVLVIVVAIVSTVLLSFLLGRLREHVKFFLLFSFLILIYSLAKQLHLSSLLLVLAFGLAVNNADLLLGWLRLRTGWRGFTAEDLAPDLHQLKNITAESAFLIRTFFFLLFGYSITLPSLMSWQLLGQGLLIVGVLTAIRYVYLRYIAKTDLLPELFIAPKGLITVLLFYSIPAQHLLGDVSENILFVVILLTSILMMAGLVVSHQRQTAAIEF; translated from the coding sequence ATGAGTTCTTACAGCATCCTGATTGGCCTGAGCCTGGCCGTCATTCTTTCTTATGTCTTCAACCTGGCCTCGCGGGCCACGCGCATCCCGTCGGTGCTGCTGCTGCTGCTCACCGGTATCGGCCTGCGGCAGTGGGCCGAGTACCAGGGTATCGACCTCCACGTTCCCAAAACGGTACTCGAAATATTTGGTATTATCGGGCTGATAATGATAGTCTTGGAGGGCGCGCTCGACCTGCGTCTGAGCCGCGACAAGGTGGCGCTCATCCGCAGCTCGTTCTTCGCGGCGGCGCTCATGCTGGTGGCCCAGGCCGCCGCTATTGGTGGGCTGCTGCACTGGTGGCTGGGGGCCAGCTGGCAAACCTGTCTGCTCAATGCCGTGCCGCTGGTGGTTATCAGCAGCGCCATCGCCATCCCGAGCGTGGCCAGCCTCACGGGCGAAAAGCAGGAGTTTATCGTGTACGAAAGCACGTTTTCCGACATCCTGGGCATCATGCTCTTCAACTTTGTGGACCAGGAAGACTTTTACCAGGGCCAGGGCCTGCTCACCTTCGGGCGGGGGGTAGTGCTGGTTATCGTGGTGGCCATCGTGAGCACCGTGCTGCTGAGCTTTTTGCTGGGCCGCCTGCGCGAGCACGTCAAGTTTTTCCTGCTCTTCTCATTTCTGATTCTGATTTATAGCCTGGCCAAGCAGCTGCACCTCTCGTCGTTGCTGCTGGTGCTGGCCTTCGGCCTGGCCGTGAACAATGCCGACCTGCTGCTGGGCTGGCTGCGCCTGCGCACCGGCTGGCGCGGCTTCACGGCCGAAGACCTGGCCCCCGACCTGCACCAGCTCAAGAACATCACCGCCGAGTCGGCCTTTCTTATTCGCACGTTTTTCTTTCTGCTCTTCGGCTATTCCATCACCCTGCCCAGCCTCATGAGCTGGCAGCTGCTGGGCCAGGGCCTGCTGATAGTGGGCGTGCTCACGGCCATCCGCTACGTGTACCTGCGCTACATCGCCAAAACGGACCTCCTGCCCGAGCTGTTCATCGCCCCCAAGGGCCTCATCACGGTGCTCTTATTTTACAGTATCCCGGCCCAGCACCTGCTCGGCGATGTGAGCGAGAATATCCTGTTCGTGGTTATCCTGCTCACTAGCATTTTGATGATGGCCGGCCTGGTAGTCAGTCATCAGCGCCAAACGGCCGCCATTGAGTTTTGA
- a CDS encoding FAD-dependent oxidoreductase has translation MSKLPDAPVALVPETNPILIVGAGPTGLTAALELSRLGVPVRLIEQRTEPATTSRALAVQARTLELLAPRGVAAPMLALGNRAWAATIYDSEKQLAQVNLRDIPSRYNFILLLAQSETERLLREQVARQGVAVEWGTELVALAQTEAGVRAVLRGPGGQLEELAAAYLLSAEGAHSLVRHTLGLAFPGTSLPQHYALADLHLDGDLPDDELSIFLAEHGLVAVFPMSDRRFRLIATDPEVTSTAPPTLPELQRLYDAGACHPARLRDLVWSSRFHINSRMVDQLRVGRVLLGGDAAHLHSPAGGQGMNTGIQDMVNLGWKLALVWHGQAPAALLDTYAQDRLPVIRGVVNTTEKATDAFNSTNPLVHTLLTHALPLLLSSSFVQHKGAAVLSQVAADYRASALSQTFHAGGQLRGGDRLPDPDVQPTAASGSVPLYSLLSPSRLTLLCVGPAPLPASWLAQLQPWQPWLAVQIIAAAAEDAGPFTDAFGRGPALVLVRPDAYAAVVARADAAGRAAVLAWLQRWLPRPAGA, from the coding sequence ATGAGCAAGCTACCTGATGCCCCGGTTGCGCTGGTGCCCGAAACCAACCCCATCCTGATTGTGGGTGCCGGCCCCACCGGCCTCACCGCCGCGCTGGAGCTGTCGCGGCTGGGCGTGCCGGTGCGCCTCATCGAGCAGCGCACCGAGCCGGCTACCACCTCGCGGGCGCTGGCCGTGCAGGCCCGCACGCTGGAGCTGCTGGCCCCGCGCGGCGTGGCCGCCCCCATGCTGGCGCTGGGCAACCGGGCCTGGGCCGCCACTATTTACGATTCGGAAAAGCAGCTGGCGCAGGTGAATCTGCGCGATATTCCGAGCCGCTACAACTTTATTCTGCTGCTGGCGCAGTCCGAAACCGAGCGCCTCCTGCGCGAGCAGGTGGCGCGGCAGGGCGTGGCCGTGGAGTGGGGCACCGAGCTGGTGGCGCTGGCCCAGACCGAGGCCGGCGTGCGGGCTGTGCTGCGCGGGCCGGGCGGGCAGCTGGAGGAGCTGGCCGCCGCCTACCTCCTCAGCGCCGAGGGGGCGCACAGCCTGGTGCGCCACACGCTGGGGCTAGCCTTTCCGGGCACCTCCCTCCCCCAGCACTACGCCCTGGCCGACCTGCACCTCGATGGCGACCTGCCCGACGATGAGCTATCCATTTTCCTGGCTGAGCACGGGCTGGTGGCGGTTTTTCCGATGAGCGACCGGCGGTTTCGGCTTATTGCCACCGACCCCGAAGTTACCAGCACGGCTCCGCCCACGCTGCCCGAGCTCCAGCGCCTCTACGATGCCGGGGCCTGCCACCCGGCCCGCCTGCGCGACCTGGTGTGGAGCTCGCGCTTTCACATCAACAGCCGGATGGTAGACCAGCTGCGGGTGGGCCGGGTGCTGCTGGGCGGCGACGCGGCCCACCTGCACTCGCCGGCCGGCGGGCAGGGCATGAATACCGGCATCCAGGACATGGTGAATCTGGGCTGGAAGCTAGCCCTGGTCTGGCACGGCCAGGCCCCGGCCGCGCTACTGGATACCTACGCGCAAGACCGGCTGCCCGTTATCAGGGGGGTAGTGAACACCACCGAGAAAGCCACCGACGCCTTTAATTCGACCAACCCGCTGGTGCACACCCTGCTCACCCACGCCCTACCCCTGCTGCTCAGCTCCAGCTTCGTGCAGCACAAAGGGGCGGCCGTGCTGAGCCAGGTGGCGGCCGACTACCGCGCCAGCGCCTTGTCGCAGACGTTCCACGCGGGCGGGCAGCTGCGCGGCGGCGACCGCCTCCCCGACCCCGACGTGCAGCCCACCGCTGCCTCTGGGAGCGTGCCGCTTTACTCGCTGCTCAGCCCTTCGCGCCTGACGCTATTGTGCGTCGGCCCCGCGCCGCTGCCCGCCAGCTGGCTGGCCCAGCTGCAACCCTGGCAGCCCTGGCTGGCCGTGCAAATTATCGCTGCCGCCGCCGAAGATGCCGGGCCATTTACCGATGCTTTTGGCCGTGGCCCGGCGCTGGTGCTGGTGCGCCCCGATGCCTACGCCGCCGTGGTGGCGCGGGCCGATGCCGCCGGCCGCGCCGCCGTGCTGGCGTGGCTGCAGCGCTGGCTGCCGCGCCCGGCCGGCGCGTAG
- a CDS encoding TetR/AcrR family transcriptional regulator, producing MTDTSKLSTEQLILEAAQAVFLEKGLAGARMQEIADRAGINKALLHYYFRSKEKLSETVVHQTLGLLVPRLWLVLEAEEELFGKIRRLAQEYVEFLQAHPLLPLFIVNELNRNPRFFAGLVAGNEPGGRLASFRRQVEAAEAQGHIRPVGTAQLLLNIVSMLIFPFLGRPLFQAVLGLSAAEMQAELAKRQHAVAEFVIQAITP from the coding sequence ATGACTGATACATCCAAGCTTTCGACCGAACAGCTAATCCTGGAAGCTGCGCAAGCTGTTTTTCTGGAAAAGGGCTTGGCTGGGGCGCGGATGCAGGAAATTGCTGACCGGGCCGGTATTAATAAAGCGCTGCTGCACTACTATTTCCGCAGCAAAGAGAAGCTTTCCGAAACGGTGGTGCACCAGACACTGGGGCTGCTGGTGCCGCGCTTGTGGCTGGTGCTGGAGGCCGAGGAGGAATTATTCGGGAAAATTCGCCGGCTGGCGCAGGAGTACGTGGAATTTTTGCAGGCGCATCCGCTGCTGCCATTGTTCATCGTGAATGAGCTGAACCGCAACCCGCGTTTTTTTGCCGGGTTGGTAGCGGGCAATGAGCCGGGCGGGCGGCTGGCCAGCTTCCGGCGGCAGGTGGAAGCCGCGGAGGCGCAGGGCCACATCCGGCCCGTTGGCACGGCGCAGCTGCTGCTCAATATCGTGTCGATGCTGATATTTCCGTTTCTGGGCCGCCCGCTGTTTCAGGCGGTGCTGGGGCTGTCGGCGGCCGAGATGCAGGCCGAGCTGGCCAAGCGGCAGCACGCGGTGGCCGAGTTTGTGATTCAGGCAATTACGCCCTGA
- a CDS encoding NAD(P)/FAD-dependent oxidoreductase yields the protein MPPPPAPLPISAPLVAVVGGGPAGLLAAQRLAEQGFRVRVFEQKATVGRKFLVAGHGGFNLTNGEGVGPMAAHYGAQAAFFGKLLAYFSPTDLRAWAANLGIATFVGSSGRVFPEAQHKPADLLRAWLRRLSELGVEIHVRHRWLGFSGETGLRFLDEKTGAEFTLTPTATVLALGGASWPQTGSDGHWTRLLADIGVACRPWQPANCGAEVAWSAYFKEKVGRAPLKNIALSCGGHTVRGEILLTDYGLEGTPVYALTPQVRAALAAGGPTPLLHLHLKPDLPPAELRARLAQRRPSTSLPHFLAEAFKFKHPVPTLLRELAGPTPLDLVEALTALPVPVAGLRPLAEAISSAGGVPFTEVDENLMLRRRPGTYLAGEMLDWEAPTGGYLLQGCFSTGAWVAKSVISQQVQQSGFDS from the coding sequence ATGCCCCCGCCTCCCGCCCCGCTACCCATTTCCGCCCCGCTTGTAGCCGTTGTCGGCGGCGGGCCGGCCGGCCTGCTGGCTGCCCAGCGCCTGGCCGAGCAGGGTTTTCGGGTGCGGGTGTTTGAGCAGAAGGCCACCGTGGGGCGCAAGTTTCTGGTGGCGGGCCACGGCGGCTTCAACCTGACCAACGGCGAGGGGGTAGGACCGATGGCGGCGCACTACGGCGCGCAGGCCGCTTTTTTTGGGAAGCTGCTGGCCTACTTCTCCCCCACCGATTTGCGCGCCTGGGCCGCCAACTTGGGCATTGCCACCTTCGTGGGTAGCAGCGGGCGCGTATTCCCAGAGGCGCAGCACAAGCCCGCCGACCTGCTGCGCGCCTGGTTGCGCCGTCTGAGCGAGCTGGGCGTCGAAATCCACGTGCGCCACCGCTGGCTGGGCTTTTCGGGCGAAACCGGCCTGCGCTTTTTAGACGAAAAAACCGGCGCGGAATTTACCCTCACGCCCACTGCCACGGTGTTGGCCCTGGGCGGCGCAAGCTGGCCCCAAACCGGCTCCGATGGCCACTGGACGCGCCTGCTGGCCGATATTGGGGTGGCGTGCCGGCCCTGGCAACCCGCCAACTGCGGGGCCGAGGTGGCGTGGTCGGCTTATTTTAAGGAGAAAGTGGGCCGCGCCCCGCTCAAAAACATTGCTCTGAGCTGCGGCGGCCACACCGTGCGCGGCGAAATATTACTCACCGACTACGGCCTGGAGGGCACGCCCGTGTACGCCCTCACGCCGCAGGTGCGGGCCGCGCTGGCGGCGGGCGGCCCTACCCCCCTACTGCACCTCCACCTAAAGCCCGACCTGCCGCCCGCCGAGCTGCGGGCGCGGCTGGCGCAGCGGCGGCCCAGCACCTCCCTACCCCACTTTCTGGCCGAAGCCTTTAAGTTCAAACACCCGGTGCCCACGCTGCTGCGCGAGCTGGCCGGCCCTACCCCCCTAGATTTGGTGGAAGCCCTCACGGCGCTGCCCGTGCCGGTGGCGGGCCTGCGGCCGCTGGCCGAGGCTATCTCGTCGGCGGGCGGCGTACCGTTTACGGAAGTGGATGAAAACCTGATGCTGCGCCGCCGCCCCGGCACCTACCTGGCCGGTGAGATGCTGGACTGGGAAGCGCCCACCGGCGGCTACCTGCTGCAAGGCTGCTTCAGCACCGGCGCGTGGGTGGCGAAATCAGTCATTAGTCAGCAAGTCCAGCAATCAGGGTTTGATAGCTGA
- a CDS encoding diadenylate cyclase translates to MWEHQSLFRVSAQLFAEGIFNLLDRNLRPEVFLLGLASGREEDDPESVVVEPTSLRYGPADFGGIKTLAVTFEAADLSPRDNVYHLHPQDHDRMEKQHWYELVCRATDQTLQELVAARGENRRCFCSTPLNLNGYLVVVVVQLAADTYNSYYTLPGKPGPNRPGSLPHAAVLEFLHECTRALREADTADNEQPVLDRDYNEVLRGAGRRLMLRISPANAHGLYDACLGVAALRHEGDEARGTMLIGRRQHAAIVPVLTLETPVPLRDHRSIRKLLELTEGPTGLVSDATQVFGLGHIVDETDARYEPLATVHFTNHYGWELRHAGHTLMRVVSNTPRLPQGKVQADNFARVARRVFPEVDDAGVAYLWELALEASNQSHGTMLCISAGAKAEAERLRRQCFRVVPRPMLAPVLRQASSIDGAVLIEPTGVCHAIGVILDGQATEKGDTSRGARYNSAVRYVSSSPYPCLAVVVSEDGWIDLLPSAISSK, encoded by the coding sequence ATGTGGGAACACCAAAGCTTGTTTCGCGTTTCGGCTCAGCTCTTTGCCGAAGGTATTTTTAATTTGCTCGACCGCAACCTGCGGCCTGAGGTTTTTCTGCTGGGCCTGGCCTCAGGCCGCGAGGAAGACGACCCCGAGAGCGTGGTGGTGGAGCCCACCAGCCTACGCTACGGCCCGGCCGATTTTGGGGGTATCAAGACGCTGGCAGTGACTTTCGAGGCGGCCGACCTAAGCCCGCGCGACAACGTGTACCACCTGCACCCGCAGGACCACGACCGGATGGAAAAGCAGCACTGGTACGAGCTGGTGTGCCGCGCCACTGACCAGACCTTGCAGGAGCTGGTGGCCGCGCGCGGTGAAAACCGCCGCTGCTTCTGCTCTACCCCCCTCAACCTCAACGGTTATCTGGTGGTGGTGGTGGTGCAGCTGGCCGCCGATACCTACAATTCGTATTACACCCTACCCGGCAAGCCGGGCCCCAACCGGCCCGGCTCCTTGCCCCACGCGGCGGTACTGGAGTTTTTGCACGAGTGCACCCGCGCCCTGCGCGAGGCCGATACTGCTGACAACGAGCAGCCGGTGCTGGACCGCGACTACAACGAGGTGTTGCGCGGGGCCGGCCGCCGCCTGATGCTGCGCATTTCGCCGGCCAATGCCCACGGCCTCTACGATGCCTGCCTGGGCGTGGCTGCCCTGCGCCACGAGGGCGATGAGGCCCGCGGCACCATGCTCATCGGGCGGCGCCAGCACGCGGCCATTGTGCCGGTGCTAACCCTGGAAACCCCCGTGCCCCTGCGCGACCACCGCTCCATCCGCAAGCTGCTGGAGCTGACGGAGGGCCCCACAGGGCTGGTGTCGGATGCCACGCAGGTGTTTGGGCTGGGCCACATTGTGGACGAAACCGATGCCCGCTACGAGCCCCTGGCCACGGTGCACTTTACCAACCACTATGGCTGGGAGCTGCGCCACGCCGGCCACACCCTAATGCGGGTGGTTAGCAACACGCCGCGCCTGCCCCAGGGCAAGGTGCAGGCCGACAACTTTGCCCGCGTGGCGCGCCGGGTATTTCCGGAGGTAGACGACGCGGGCGTAGCCTACCTCTGGGAGTTGGCCCTGGAAGCCTCCAACCAGAGCCACGGCACCATGCTCTGCATCTCGGCCGGGGCCAAGGCCGAGGCTGAGCGCCTGCGCCGCCAGTGCTTCCGGGTGGTGCCCCGGCCCATGCTGGCTCCCGTGCTGCGCCAGGCCAGCAGTATTGACGGGGCTGTACTCATCGAGCCCACCGGCGTATGCCACGCCATTGGGGTAATACTGGACGGGCAGGCCACCGAAAAGGGTGATACCAGCCGCGGGGCGCGCTACAACTCGGCCGTACGCTACGTCAGCTCCTCACCCTACCCCTGCCTGGCCGTGGTGGTGAGCGAAGATGGCTGGATTGACTTGCTGCCGTCGGCGATTAGTAGTAAGTAA
- a CDS encoding N-acetylglucosamine kinase, which translates to MILIADGGSTKTSWCQLADTGQRVYFNTEGYNPDFVDTATIVASLRKSLPDTLPRTEVREIYFYGAGVSSAAKAEVVAAAMREVFTGANKVEVTEDLLAAARALLGHSAGFAAILGTGTNSCIYDGEKITYNVDSLGYFLGDEGSGSFLGKRLLRDYMRNLLPDGLQEALREEYQLGHRNDIIDRLYNQPLPNRFLASFAKFAYDHNNVSYCRQIVVESFEAFFQNIVMHYPDYQKLSFNCIGSVAYNFRDALTQVANHHGMQVGKIIRSPIDDLVSFHEGER; encoded by the coding sequence ATGATACTCATTGCCGACGGCGGCTCGACCAAAACCAGCTGGTGCCAGCTCGCTGACACGGGCCAGCGCGTGTATTTCAACACGGAAGGCTACAACCCCGACTTCGTGGACACGGCCACCATCGTGGCTTCGCTGCGCAAAAGCCTGCCCGATACGCTGCCCCGCACCGAAGTACGCGAGATTTATTTCTACGGCGCGGGCGTATCGAGCGCCGCCAAGGCGGAGGTGGTGGCCGCCGCCATGCGCGAGGTATTCACCGGGGCTAATAAGGTGGAAGTGACCGAAGACCTGCTGGCCGCCGCCCGCGCCCTGCTGGGCCACTCGGCGGGCTTCGCGGCCATCCTGGGCACGGGCACCAACTCGTGCATCTACGACGGCGAGAAAATCACCTACAACGTGGATTCGCTGGGCTATTTTCTGGGCGATGAGGGCAGCGGCTCGTTCCTGGGCAAGCGCCTGCTGCGCGACTACATGCGCAACCTGCTGCCCGACGGCTTGCAGGAAGCCCTGCGGGAGGAATATCAGCTCGGCCACCGCAACGACATCATCGACCGGCTCTACAACCAGCCGCTACCCAACCGCTTTTTGGCCAGCTTCGCCAAGTTTGCCTACGACCACAACAACGTGAGCTACTGCCGCCAGATTGTGGTGGAGTCGTTCGAGGCGTTCTTCCAGAACATTGTGATGCATTATCCTGATTATCAAAAGCTTAGCTTCAACTGCATTGGGTCGGTGGCGTATAATTTCCGCGATGCGCTCACGCAGGTGGCCAACCACCACGGCATGCAGGTGGGCAAGATTATCCGCTCGCCCATCGACGACCTGGTGAGCTTCCACGAGGGCGAGCGGTAG